From Lolium perenne isolate Kyuss_39 chromosome 5, Kyuss_2.0, whole genome shotgun sequence, a single genomic window includes:
- the LOC127301768 gene encoding gamma-tubulin complex component 3, whose product MEDHQTQDLVKELVLRLVSAESGGGARDAGGALRFAHRLLSSRLAPAVLPDEHALAESIKRRLAASGRPDDALAFADLHSKLSARSRPASLWPLLYLLDSLSSHRRGAAASSCLPNLPTAAPPTTSAGKPASRVPGTPLGGVLLVSKDPDNIREIALREYTELVLDETEVSEAALVRDVLYACQGIDGRYVRYDKASDTYDLPDAVRVPRSTRTLVRKLCEVGWLFRKVRGFISDNVSRLPSNSATEVGTVAQAFCSALQEELSDYYKLLAVLESYSLNPIPTPGSDSGVSGNYLSLRRLVVWLAEPAVRMRLMAVLVDGCRGLRGGGMAGAIHGHAQHGDPMVQDFMGRLLRRVCSPLFEMVRSWVLEGELEDVFGEFFIVGQPVKAESLWREGYLIQSDMLPTFISPVLAQRILRTGKSINFLRVCCDDNGWAEAATEAAAYVGTTTSRGGLGYGQIDALEALVVEAAKRIDQRLMDVIHKRYRFKDHCLAIKRYLLLGQGDFVQYLMDVVGPELSEPANRISSFHLAGLLETAIRASDAQYDDRDILDRIKVKMMDHGDGDRGWDVFSLEYDARVPLDTVFTASVMKMYLKIFNFLWKLKRVDHSLTGVWKTMKPNCIVSSPFYKEGTSIRAQFVSVLRKCQVLFNEMNHFVTNFQYYIMFEVLEISWARFSEEMDAAKDLDDLLMGHDKYLTSIVEKSLLGERSLGILRNLFALFDIILQFRSHADRWFERIYELQLRGKGKSKTKSKETGSWLDGGRKAMIQLAGELFRKMGEDLDSIAKDYTASLDSFISQLPLQQHVDLKFLLFRLDFTEYYSRVSSSK is encoded by the exons ATGGAGGACCACCAGACCCAGGATCTCGTCAAGGAGCTCGTCCTCCGCCTCGTCTCCGCCGAATCCGGCGGCGGCGCACGCGACGCCGGCGGCGCGCTGCGGTTCGCGCACCGCCTCCTCTCGAGCCGCCTCGCCCCGGCCGTCCTCCCCGACGAGCACGCGCTCGCCGAGTCCATCAAGCGCCGCCTCGCCGCCTCCGGCCGCCCCGACGACGCGCTCGCCTTCGCCGACCTCCACTCCAAGCTCTCCGCCCGATCCCGCCCCGCCTCGCTCTGGCCGCTCCTCTACCTGCTCGACTCGCTCTCCTCCCACCGCCGcggggccgccgcctcctcctgccTCCCCAACCTCCCCACCGCCGCGCCGCCCACGACATCAGCAGGGAAGCCAGCCTCGCGGGTGCCCGGCACGCCGCTCGGCGGCGTGCTGCTGGTCTCCAAAGATCCGGACAACATCCGCGAGATCGCGCTGCGGGAGTACACCGAGCTGGTGCTCGACGAGACGGAGGTGTCCGAGGCCGCGCTGGTGCGCGACGTGCTCTACGCCTGCCAGGGCATCGACGGCCGCTACGTCCGCTACGACAAGGCCAGCGACACCTACGACCTGCCTGACGCCGTCCGCGTGCCGCGCTCCACCCGCACCCTCGTGCGCAAGCTCTGCGAGGTCGGCTGGCTGTTCCGCAAGGTGCGAGGCTTCATTTCCGACAATGTCAGCCGCTTGCCCTCTAATTCCGCCACCGAGGTCGGCACTGTTGCTCAGGCCTTCTGCTCAGCTCTACAGGAGGAACTGTCCGATTACTACAAGCTACTTGCGGTTCTAGAGTCATACTCATTAAATCCGATTCCAACACCTGGATCTGACTCTGGCGTCTCAGGCAACTACCTCTCCCTGCGGCGTCTTGTTGTGTGGCTTGCTGAGCCTGCAGTCAGGATGCGCTTGATGGCTGTCTTGGTGGATGGATGCCGTGGTCTGAGAGGCGGCGGAATGGCTGGCGCGATCCATGGGCACGCGCAGCATGGGGATCCCATGGTTCAAGATTTTATGGGCCGCTTGCTGCGCCGAGTGTGCTCGCCACTGTTTGAGATGGTCCGGAGCTGGGTGCTTGAAGGGGAGCTGGAGGATGTATTCGGCGAGTTCTTCATCGTTGGGCAGCCGGTGAAGGCTGAGTCTCTGTGGCGGGAGGGCTACCTTATTCAGTCTGACATGCTACCAACTTTCATTTCGCCGGTGCTTGCACAAAGGATTCTCAGAACAGGCAAGTCAATCAACTTCCTTAGAGTCTGCTGTGATGACAATGGTTGGGCTGAGGCCGCCACTGAGGCTGCAGCCTATGTTGGCACCACAACCAGTCGAGGCGGGCTTGGTTATGGGCAGATTGATGCTCTGGAGGCACTGGTGGTAGAAGCAGCCAAGAGGATTGACCAACGTTTGATGGATGTGATCCATAAGCGATATCGGTTTAAAGACCATTGTCTCGCTATCAAGAGATATTTGCTTCTCGGGCAGGGTGATTTTGTTCAGTATCTGATGGATGTTGTTGGTCCAGAGTTGTCAGAACCTGCTAATAGAATTAGCTCCTTCCACCTCGCTGGCTTGCTGGAGACTGCAATACGTGCATCTGACGCGCAATATGATGACCGTGACATCTTGGACCGCATAAAAGTGAAGATGATGGATCATGGAGATGGTGATCGTGGCTGGGATGTCTTCTCCTTGGAGTATGATGCCAGGGTCCCTCTGGATACAGTGTTCACAGCTTCAGTCATGAAGATGTACCTCAAGATATTCAACTTCCTATGGAAGCTTAAGCGCGTTGACCATTCCTTGACTGGAGTCTGGAAGACCATGAAGCCTAATTGCATCGTTTCGTCTCCATTTTACAAGGAAGGAACAAGCATCAGGGCTCAGTTTGTTTCAGTTCTTCGGAAATGCCAAGTTCTGTTTAATGAAATGAACCATTTTGTGACCAACTTCCAGTACTATATTATGTTTGAGGTCCTGGAGATTTCCTGGGCTCGTTTCTCAGAAGAAATGGATGCAGCAAAAGATTTAGACGATCTTCTCATGGGACATGACAAGTACCTCACCTCAATTGTGGAGAAGTCTCTCCTTGGTGAGCGATCCCTGGGAATTTTGAGAAATCTTTTTGCACTGTTTGATATCATATTACAGTTCCGCAGCCATGCTGATAGGTGGTTTGAGAGGATATATGAGTTGCAACTAAG GGGAAAGGGTAAATCAAAAACAAAATCCAAGGAAACAGGTTCATGGTTGGATGGAGGCAGAAAAGCCATGATTCAACTTGCTGGGGAACTTTTTCGGAAAATGGGAGAAGACTTGGATAGCATCGCAAAAGATTATACAGCTTCTCTTGATTCATTTATCTCCCAGTTGCCCCTCCAGCAGCATGTTGATTTAAAATTCCTTCTCTTCCGTTTAGACTTCACTGAGTACTACAGCCGTGTTTCGTCCAGCAAATGA